TTCTTTCTTGATTTCAGTTCAATTATAAGTTGATTAGAATAAAATTTCTTCGATTTGGTTGAAATTATGTTTCAGTGTTCAGGTCGGTAAAGATTAGAGAATATTTAAAAAGTATGGATAATAAGTATAAGTGGTGTTAggtgttattttgtttttttaggaGATTCTCCTGTATGCGTTTGAACAATATGCTGTTTACTTGGACTAGGATTAGAGAGAGGTTTTTTTTTGGTCAGTCATTTTGTCTTCTGTTCtgtatttgtgtttcttttgcgCTTTGATTACAGTTCTGTGAATTTTGTTGGATCtggtttgtttttgtttgtttgcaAATCTAGTAGGAGATTGATTGAGAATTCAAAATTTTAAAGGAGAGAAATGATGGTGACTAATTTGTTTTTTATCAAACAAAATTTCTTTTAGGTCGATGAAAACTATGTTTAGACTAACTCCCGATTAAGTTATGAAGTTATTATCTTGTTCAGGAAAAGAGATAAGAATATAAAAGTTAACTTTTAGATATTATTTGCTGTTATTTGTGACTCATGTGTTGCATTTGTGAGATATTGTTTTCTCAGTTTGAACTAGTATTTGTTTAATTCTTGAGTGATGCTCTCTCGAATAATTCTACAGAACAGTTCTTTAGCTTATGAGCTGGAAAATGGCCAAACATATGTTTATTGCTATAGCTTGAGATTATGCATATTGGTTATAGTAGTATGATTTGAGGAATGTGCAACCGTTTGTGAATTATTATTTTCTCATTTTGAACTAATATTTGTTTAATTCTTGAGTGATGCTCTCTGGAATAATTATACAAACAGTTCTTTAGCTTTTCATGTGCATCAGCACTATCTTTTTGCATTCATCTGATTGGCTAGGGTGCTAAGTGGTCAATTCCTTGCCACTTTATGAGCTGGAAAATGGCAAAACATATGTTTATTGCTATAGCTTGAGATTATCCATATTGGTTATAGTAGTATGATTTGAGGAATGTGCCACCATGTAGATGTGTTATGAGGACTTGGATCAAATCTTGCTATCACAATTAGGAGTTGTGTATCACAGAGACAGTAAGAGTTTTTCATGACCCGTACTAGTGTCTCAGCATGGGGGTTATGAATGTGCTTGGAATTTCCTGTTAATAAAGACGAGCTTCTATACTCATAAACTTAGTTTAGAGTTTCCTAAAGCAGGTTTGTACTCATAATAGGGCTCAAGTGTTCAAGAAGTAtaatttttgaagtttttctttccttttttttcatgaactattttCCTATCTGTGTGCGTATTACTAAATGAGAGAGCATTCATATGTCTACAATCTCTTAAGCTTAGTTATCTGGTGATAATATTTAGCATATGGGTATGTATTTTTACTCTGAAGATGTGAAGAAATATGTGTGATAATTATGGGCATCAAATAATGGGTAAACTGAGCTTCCATGTGTCTGTTTAAGTACATAAATTTGGTGAATTTGTCGGTGTATCTTTCCAAGTAATTAACTAATTTTCATACAGGATGGTGAGATTTGGACTTTCAGCGTTCGTGCTTTTGACTCGCCTCTTCCAGAACATACCATAAGTGTGAATTATGAGGGTTTTGCTGAAGGTCTTAGTTTATAGTACTCTCATGCCTTTGTATTCAGAAGATTAACATTTTTAGATTCACTACTCTTTTTCACAAGTAAGAAAAAGAGCAGTTTAATTCAAAATTTCTAACTTTCTTGTATTTGATACAGATGTGAAGGTCGGTGATGAACTCCTTGTAGATGGGGGAATGGTAAGATTTGAAGTGACTGAGAAGCTTGGTCCAGACGTTAAGTGCCGATGCACTGATCCTGGTCTATTGCTACCAAGGGCAAACCTAACTTTCTGGAGGGATGGAAGTTTGGTTAGAGAACGTAACGCCATGCTCCCAACTATCTCCTCTAAGGTTAGTGCCCCTGCATCTCCACATTTGTAATTATCTAACAATAAACTCCTAAGTGCTCGTTTTCCCGAGTTTTACTATCAAGTTTCTACTTTTGTTCATTTAGGTTCTTTTCAATTTCATGCTTTAGTTAAAATTCTAAACGTAATCTTGTTCGCCCTTGCTATTTCTTTGTCTTCTATCCATTTCGTTGTTCTTTCAATACTCGATGCTGTGTCCTGAATAGAAGTTGAAATAAAATTTGGGCCGTGTCTTTGGTAATCTTCTAAGGAATGAATTTTATGCGCTGTGAGCTTGCGCACATTTTTGTTTGTGTCCTTGGTAGAAGTTTCAATCATGCTGTGTCGTTCTTTTGTGATCTTGTATGGAGTGTGTTTTGTGAGCAGTGAGCTTGCAGACATTTTGTCCAAGTTTTTCTGAACGGAGGCTCAGGTCCTGCCTTGCAAGGAGGATGGTAGATGTCTCGGTAACTTTTGCTCTTGActtgatttgtttgtattaactGCCTTTTTTACAGGATTGGCTGGATATTGATTTTGGTATTGCTGAGGGTGTTGATTTTATCGCAATCTCTTTTGTCAAGTCCGCAGAAGTGATCAATCATCTTAAGAGTTACATTGCTGCCCGATCTCGTGACAGGTaaccaatttcttttatgatctcattagccaaaaaataaattaaaaaaacccACCCCATTTTAGCCATAAATTAAGGATTGCACATGTCTACAACAAAACCTGTTGCTTTTGATTGTATTAGGAGTTGAGTGCTTTGTGTGGATTTTATAAGCTGTGCACTGGGAAGGTTATGTTTGGCTAGCAGTCTTTCACGCCTTCTTTTATGTGATGTTTAGACTGAAGCAATGTTTGTGGAACAGCCATTATGGTGGCGGTTACTGTTTTTTAGGTGAAAAACTGTACCTGTGTAACTATGGCACAGACACTGGAGTTCATGTCCAGTACGGTACTCTTGACATGGCAGACACAATATAGATAAAGTAGACTAAGTAGTAGTTAAACTGTCCACTGAGTCACCATATAGAATTAAAAAATCTGAAGGAGATAGGTGGAGAAGGATTTGTATCTCAATTTGTGGTTCTAGTAAAGGTAGGGATCCTCATTGAAAATAAGAAAATGTCTAACTTTACTAAACTAGAAGGTATACGGCTAATATTCGAAGTCAAACtcctaatttaaaaaaaaataattatacatCGTATAATTTGTATTTTGGTAACTACGCCGTGTCTGGCCGTATTGACACGGACACGCGTGTCAATACATGCTCACACTgtatcatttattcaattttggaGTGTTGTAGCTACACAGGTGAAATATAACACTCAGTAATGGCCATTATAATGAGAATAACGAAAATAACATCTGTCTTTTAAGATTCTATCGTGTTTTAACGTGACTGTTATGGCTTATAACGTTAATGACGTCCTACCGGTAAACTATTATAACGGTCATTTTAAAATTTTAGTCTGACTTGGTTACATCTTAAAGCTTATTTAGCATATAAACCAAGTTAAAGAAAGAAAACATACCATTGCCACAGCCCACACCCACAGTCTCACAGCTTTCTTCTTTCACTATGTGTTTGTCACTGGGTTATGAAACATAAGAAGGGTGAAACATACAAAACCAGAATAGACGGAGACGTATATCATCATGGTATGTACTTGAGGTCATCGTCTTTCTCATCCTCATAGGCTCTTGTACTTCCTGTGGCAATTGTATAGCATTAAGACCAAACCTAAAAGTCTGAGCTTCAGTACAATCTGATATGTTAAGGTTCATTTGTTTTGTCAGCATGTACATGCACACATCTACATGTTGTCAGAATCATAGGTACCTATTTTTTCTCAGGTGTTCCGCCTGTTGTCTGCTATATTACATTGAGCCCATCATAATGCTTCAAGTGGATTTCTTCCTACAAATCTTCTTCAATCAAATATGCATGTTTGGTAGGTTCTCACCTGTGGAACATGATGCTCCAAAAAAAAGTTGGGGCAGTGTCAGTAGGTATTGACACGCGTGTCCGTGTCAATATGGCCAGACCCCAGCgtatttacaaaaaataaaataattttaatatATATATCTCCTAAAACAGAGGAGTTCAATATTGAATTTTAGTTTTCAAGATATATCTATTATTTATATTAGTGAGTTAGTTTATATTAGTAAAGTTGGACACTATTCTGTTATGTTGTCGTGTGCCGTACTGGACAGACGACACGGATTCCCTTGTGCATGTCGTTGTTACACAGGTTCTCAGTAACTCTTGCTGTGCAAATCCACCTGTTAAGTGCATtggtcaacttttttttttttttttttgggtcagaAGGAAATATAGCATACTAGTAGTTTGGACAATTTGATACTGATTGATAATTCTCTTGCACACATCCTCGGAAGCACATGGGGCTTCCTAGTGTTAATACAACTGTTATGTCTGCGTAGTGGTTGAACACTTCACAGGGGCAATATTTGGATCGCAATTATATGGATATCGTTCCCTTTGTGTAATTGAAATGTAGTGAGTCAGTCAGAGACTGCTGTTCAACAGTTGTCCCTTCTCATTTCCTGATTATGTTGATTTACTACTTCTTAGTGAAACTATCTTCTTAGCCTGCCATGACTTTTTATAGCGGGAAAAAGATTTTAAGTTTTCGATATACACTGCAAAGTTACACCCTAAGGTGGTAATGTCACAATTTTATTTTGCAGCGATATTGCTGTTATTGCAAAGATTGAGAGTGTCGACTCTTTGAAGAACCTGAAAGAGATAATTCAGGCATCAGATGGAGCCATGGTGGCAAGAGGGGATCTAGGGGCTCAGATCCCATTGGAGCAGGTCCCTTCGGCGCAGCAAAGGATTGTTCAGACATGCAGGCAGCTGAACAAGCCAGTCATTGTGGCATCACAGTTGCTTGAGTCTATGATAGAATACCCTACACCCACCAGAGCCGAAGTTGCTGATGTTTCTGAAGCAGTGAGGCAGCGTGCTGATGCTTTGATGCTTTCTGGGGAGTCTGCCATGGGTCAATTCCCAGATAAAGCATTGACTGTACTGAGAAGTGTCAGTTTGAGAATAGAGAAGTGGTGGAGGGAGGAAAAACGCCATGAAGCAATGGAGCTTCAGGACATTGCATCTTCATATTCAGACAGCATCTCTGAAGAGATCTGCAATTCTGCCGCCAAAATGGGTATGCACCACTCAAATCATGATTCTCCATCTTTTAAGGTCATGCActgctagtttttttttttttttgttgttgttgtaatttCTGATTAGGGTTAATGTTATGAACTTGCAGCCAACAACTTAGAGGTTGATGCACTTTTTGTTTACACGAAGACGGGCCACATGGCATCTCTCCTTTCACGTTGCCGACCTGACTGTCCAATCTTTGCATTCACAAATACAACATCTGTTAGAAGGCGTTTGAATCTGCAGTGGGGACTGATACCTTTCCGGTTAGATTTCTCTGACGACATGGAGAACAACCTGAACAAAACCTTCTCCTTACTCAAGGCAAGAGGAATGATTAAGTCTGGGGATCTGGTCATTGCT
This genomic stretch from Papaver somniferum cultivar HN1 unplaced genomic scaffold, ASM357369v1 unplaced-scaffold_41, whole genome shotgun sequence harbors:
- the LOC113342410 gene encoding pyruvate kinase isozyme A, chloroplastic-like, which translates into the protein MAQSLHFLTPATSPTLKTQTFSKFVLSKSNLSIRQTRKPLSICAVSSDLESKSVTTKILGSENGKGGVFEVDAVTEVELKENGFRSTRRTKLVCTIGPTTCGFEQLEALAVGGMNVARINMCHGTRDWHRGVIQSVRRLNEEKGYAVAIMMDTEGSEIHMGDLGGSTASAKAEDGEIWTFSVRAFDSPLPEHTISVNYEGFAEDVKVGDELLVDGGMVRFEVTEKLGPDVKCRCTDPGLLLPRANLTFWRDGSLVRERNAMLPTISSKDWLDIDFGIAEGVDFIAISFVKSAEVINHLKSYIAARSRDSDIAVIAKIESVDSLKNLKEIIQASDGAMVARGDLGAQIPLEQVPSAQQRIVQTCRQLNKPVIVASQLLESMIEYPTPTRAEVADVSEAVRQRADALMLSGESAMGQFPDKALTVLRSVSLRIEKWWREEKRHEAMELQDIASSYSDSISEEICNSAAKMANNLEVDALFVYTKTGHMASLLSRCRPDCPIFAFTNTTSVRRRLNLQWGLIPFRLDFSDDMENNLNKTFSLLKARGMIKSGDLVIAVSDMLQSIQVMNVP